A genomic segment from Halomicroarcula saliterrae encodes:
- the cas2 gene encoding CRISPR-associated endonuclease Cas2, which produces MRLVVTYDVSDDANRRQVYRTLERYGAWRQYSVFEVDVSKAERVELEDELEDQIDESDGDRVRIYRQCDSCLDHITDLGSDPPEEQSNVI; this is translated from the coding sequence ATGAGGCTCGTTGTTACCTACGATGTGAGTGATGACGCGAATCGTCGACAAGTCTATCGGACACTCGAACGGTACGGTGCGTGGCGACAGTATAGTGTCTTTGAGGTGGATGTTTCGAAGGCTGAGCGGGTTGAGCTTGAAGATGAGCTGGAAGATCAGATCGACGAGAGTGACGGTGATCGGGTTCGAATATACCGTCAATGTGATTCCTGCCTTGACCATATTACTGATCTTGGTTCCGACCCACCTGAAGAGCAGTCAAACGTAATCTGA
- a CDS encoding endonuclease/exonuclease/phosphatase family protein, which produces MKLVTWNCNQAFRKKQHQLLKLEPDIAAVPECENPAEKGDWSEFTDWWWTGDNPNKGIGVFTRNGIEVTNTTEIVEADHFLHVETGIMDVLAVWTVNNKEHPRQRYISQAYTALENNPELVNENTVVAGDFNWNVMWDESPNSPLCGNLGDVQRKLNQYGLYSAYHAVSGNEFGEETEATFYMHKKEERPYHIDYAFVPRELMDSDVDLMVGEYHNWIEASDHVPLLVTF; this is translated from the coding sequence ATGAAGCTAGTTACATGGAACTGCAATCAGGCGTTTCGAAAGAAACAACATCAACTCCTCAAGCTTGAGCCAGATATAGCAGCTGTGCCTGAGTGCGAAAATCCTGCCGAGAAGGGAGACTGGTCTGAATTCACGGATTGGTGGTGGACTGGTGATAACCCAAACAAGGGAATCGGGGTATTCACTCGAAATGGGATAGAGGTCACTAACACCACGGAGATCGTTGAAGCAGACCATTTTCTCCACGTCGAAACTGGTATCATGGACGTTCTCGCGGTGTGGACGGTGAACAACAAGGAACATCCACGACAGCGTTACATCAGTCAGGCCTACACTGCCCTCGAGAACAATCCCGAACTGGTCAACGAGAACACGGTCGTCGCCGGCGACTTCAACTGGAACGTAATGTGGGACGAATCACCTAACAGTCCGCTCTGCGGTAACCTCGGTGATGTGCAAAGGAAGTTGAACCAATACGGGCTGTACAGCGCATACCACGCAGTTTCTGGTAACGAATTTGGTGAGGAGACGGAGGCAACATTCTATATGCACAAGAAGGAGGAACGACCCTACCATATTGACTACGCGTTCGTCCCGCGAGAACTGATGGACTCGGATGTTGATTTGATGGTCGGTGAGTATCACAACTGGATCGAAGCAAGCGATCACGTACCGCTGTTGGTGACGTTCTGA
- the xseB gene encoding exodeoxyribonuclease VII small subunit — MSTTDSIGEKTDRLESIIDQLENGDVSLEQAKELHEEGKELLSELEAELDADEGEIFEQA; from the coding sequence ATGAGTACCACCGACTCCATCGGCGAGAAGACGGACCGACTCGAATCGATTATCGACCAGCTCGAAAACGGCGATGTTTCACTGGAACAGGCAAAGGAACTCCACGAAGAGGGCAAAGAGCTACTCAGCGAACTCGAAGCTGAACTCGATGCTGATGAGGGCGAAATCTTTGAGCAGGCATAG
- a CDS encoding P-loop ATPase, Sll1717 family — protein MEKERLLKSLDFGQVDAESENNLTDLFVKTREFERVPDSDTQLIKGAKGSGKSAIFKLFTEHEDYAREKLPNKFPENLSIIKATGGESFKTVLGEDLKNLVEEDGFDYDKFWRLYISLKIASQIGSEGYSATDELGTVLQKLGEQPDHRVLPFGKRMWQAFIGSPPTNGNISIKDLTINFEHESDIDIRQLLLQEQEFLEERNKQVWLLFDQIDELQSQHPEKRKEMLEALFRTQLSFMRDPFSNIHLKVLIRSDIWKDLSFVNMDKFLGKQINLGWNSGILIKLINKRMLSSPEVKEYVSDTISKDLDADIVDQYDIETQKRIFYAVFADQVYSGPKEADLFDWIRDRIKDGLDGHYPRELISFCNVAKENQIKENPNPNKKLIEGNSVKDAYYTVSEQRVNTYLGEFGEIEEHVNSFEGMRQKEFTRDELSELFEDLSPYGDEAITKLYELGVLKPKDGRGRNADKFEIPPLYRDGLGLVLRGRP, from the coding sequence ATGGAGAAAGAACGCCTGCTCAAGTCATTAGATTTTGGACAGGTTGATGCCGAATCTGAAAATAATCTTACGGATTTATTCGTTAAAACCCGCGAATTTGAAAGAGTTCCAGATAGTGATACCCAATTAATAAAGGGGGCAAAAGGCTCAGGAAAGAGCGCTATTTTTAAATTGTTCACTGAACACGAAGACTACGCCCGAGAAAAACTTCCTAATAAGTTTCCAGAAAACTTGTCGATAATCAAAGCGACGGGTGGGGAGAGCTTCAAAACCGTATTGGGAGAAGATTTGAAAAATCTTGTTGAAGAGGATGGGTTTGATTACGATAAATTTTGGAGGTTATATATAAGCCTGAAAATAGCCTCTCAGATCGGGTCTGAAGGATACTCCGCTACCGATGAACTTGGGACTGTTCTTCAAAAGTTGGGAGAACAACCCGACCACCGAGTACTCCCATTTGGAAAAAGAATGTGGCAAGCCTTTATTGGTTCACCTCCGACGAACGGAAATATATCAATCAAGGACCTGACCATTAATTTTGAACATGAGAGCGATATCGATATTCGCCAGCTGTTGTTACAAGAACAGGAATTTTTAGAGGAGAGAAACAAGCAAGTCTGGTTGTTATTCGATCAAATCGATGAACTCCAAAGCCAACATCCAGAGAAGCGCAAAGAGATGCTAGAGGCATTATTTAGAACACAATTGTCATTTATGAGAGACCCCTTTTCTAACATTCATTTGAAAGTGTTAATTCGGTCTGATATTTGGAAGGATCTAAGCTTTGTCAACATGGATAAGTTCTTAGGAAAGCAAATTAATTTAGGGTGGAACAGTGGGATTCTTATTAAATTGATAAATAAACGAATGCTCTCATCGCCAGAAGTGAAGGAATATGTGTCTGACACAATTAGCAAGGATTTAGACGCCGATATTGTCGATCAGTACGATATAGAAACTCAAAAGAGGATATTTTATGCAGTTTTCGCCGATCAGGTTTATAGCGGCCCAAAAGAAGCAGACCTTTTTGACTGGATTAGAGATCGGATTAAAGATGGTCTAGATGGACACTACCCTAGGGAACTCATTTCCTTCTGTAATGTGGCTAAAGAGAATCAAATCAAGGAAAATCCAAATCCGAACAAGAAATTAATTGAAGGGAACTCAGTAAAAGATGCATATTATACTGTCTCTGAGCAGCGGGTTAATACCTATCTTGGAGAATTTGGTGAAATAGAAGAACACGTGAATAGCTTTGAGGGCATGAGACAAAAAGAGTTCACTCGTGATGAACTCTCAGAGTTATTTGAGGATCTATCTCCCTATGGCGACGAAGCAATTACTAAATTGTATGAGTTAGGTGTTTTAAAGCCTAAAGATGGAAGGGGAAGAAATGCAGATAAATTTGAAATCCCTCCATTATACCGAGACGGTCTTGGACTAGTACTCCGAGGCAGACCATAG
- the cas1 gene encoding CRISPR-associated endonuclease Cas1 — MKASDGMFLDSVVYVTTQGTQVRTDGGQIIVHDVDGDDGELATFPTEKLETINVFGGVNFSTPFVAKANEHGIVLNYFTQNGNYRGSFVPERNTIAEVRRAQYALDDTTELAIAKAMIRAKIRNARTLLSRKGVTGTDLLRDLGERVDRATSKDDLRGTEGEAAERYFSRLDEALVDGWTFETRSKRPPEDHINSLLSLSYVMMKNEVLTGLRSYNLDPFLGVLHADRHGRPSLALDLQEEFRPLFCDAFVTRVVNRGTFNHDDFRDNNRLRDDAFQTYLSKFDAYMEETLTHPYFEYEVSRRKAIHQQSILLRKAITSELDEYHALEVFR, encoded by the coding sequence ATGAAAGCCAGTGACGGGATGTTCCTCGATTCGGTTGTGTACGTCACCACACAGGGTACACAGGTACGGACGGATGGTGGCCAAATTATCGTCCACGATGTCGATGGAGACGACGGGGAACTCGCCACGTTCCCAACGGAAAAACTGGAGACAATCAACGTCTTCGGTGGTGTGAATTTCTCTACACCGTTTGTTGCTAAGGCGAATGAACATGGAATCGTCCTCAACTACTTCACCCAAAACGGGAACTATCGCGGGAGCTTCGTTCCCGAACGGAATACGATTGCGGAAGTTCGCCGTGCGCAGTACGCGTTGGATGACACAACAGAGTTGGCCATCGCCAAAGCGATGATTCGGGCGAAGATACGAAACGCACGGACACTACTCTCACGGAAAGGCGTCACTGGAACGGACCTACTTCGGGACTTGGGTGAGCGTGTCGACCGTGCTACCTCGAAAGACGACCTTCGTGGGACCGAGGGAGAGGCTGCAGAGCGGTACTTCAGCAGACTCGATGAAGCGCTCGTTGACGGCTGGACATTCGAAACGCGGAGCAAGCGCCCGCCGGAAGATCACATCAACTCACTGCTGTCGTTGAGTTATGTGATGATGAAAAACGAGGTTCTCACTGGTCTTCGGAGCTACAATCTTGATCCGTTCCTCGGCGTCCTACATGCGGACCGGCATGGACGTCCATCGTTAGCGCTAGACCTACAAGAGGAGTTCCGACCACTATTCTGTGATGCCTTTGTCACGCGTGTAGTGAATCGAGGAACATTCAACCACGATGACTTTCGAGACAATAATCGCCTTCGCGACGATGCCTTCCAGACGTACCTCTCGAAGTTCGATGCGTACATGGAAGAGACGCTTACCCACCCATACTTCGAGTACGAGGTGAGCCGACGGAAGGCAATCCATCAGCAATCGATTCTACTCCGGAAGGCGATTACCAGTGAACTTGACGAGTACCACGCGCTGGAGGTTTTTCGATGA
- a CDS encoding DNA-binding protein, translating into MSIENSIRYEVSHDEYPVEDEAVVEEEPELQRSVQQEIQSKVDTNHFEAAGRGLTLEAEERMEAREAEIERTSSRWDKRQDSDREARTRGIVERGNEARRRRFAKRAASVDRWEDSDRVDPRAEMTREELASVNRQAKRIQERVRTGTTTAALSKKVARRIADGADIVDASVSVTEEEWLAPGTVVPIEKIGEANRSEVDIAGRVKVLWESSCPAISQVGLIEDETSVTKFVSWTASDQPLVKEGERVRFRSVAKSWYEGRVSVALTGWSSIEFPERTERL; encoded by the coding sequence ATGAGTATAGAGAACTCGATCCGATATGAAGTTTCGCACGATGAATACCCGGTCGAAGATGAGGCGGTCGTCGAGGAAGAGCCGGAGCTGCAGCGGTCGGTCCAACAGGAGATACAGTCGAAGGTCGATACGAATCATTTCGAGGCGGCTGGACGAGGACTGACCTTAGAAGCGGAAGAACGGATGGAAGCCCGGGAGGCAGAGATCGAGCGAACCAGTAGCCGGTGGGATAAGCGCCAAGACTCAGACCGAGAGGCACGGACGAGGGGGATTGTGGAGCGAGGAAACGAAGCGCGACGTCGACGATTTGCGAAGCGTGCAGCGAGCGTGGACCGATGGGAAGATTCAGATAGGGTGGACCCACGGGCAGAAATGACTCGGGAAGAACTGGCGAGCGTGAATCGGCAGGCCAAGCGGATACAAGAGCGAGTCCGGACGGGAACGACGACGGCGGCACTCTCGAAGAAGGTAGCCAGGCGGATTGCAGATGGGGCGGATATCGTGGATGCGTCGGTCTCAGTGACTGAGGAAGAATGGCTTGCGCCAGGGACGGTTGTGCCAATCGAGAAGATTGGGGAGGCAAATCGAAGCGAGGTGGACATTGCGGGTCGAGTGAAGGTCCTTTGGGAGTCGAGTTGTCCAGCGATCTCTCAGGTGGGGCTGATAGAGGATGAGACATCGGTTACGAAATTCGTCTCATGGACGGCCAGCGATCAACCCTTAGTCAAAGAAGGCGAGCGTGTGCGGTTCCGGTCGGTGGCCAAGAGTTGGTACGAGGGGCGTGTTTCGGTTGCATTGACGGGCTGGAGTAGTATCGAGTTCCCAGAACGAACAGAGCGGCTGTAG
- the xseA gene encoding exodeoxyribonuclease VII large subunit: MGTEPETTDLDPLKERLDSEAVTFVNTLNGDIGSLIEATDELHFEYLVGDVSDHGVSSSNHTHFDLVHEDSTIHCVIFSFRHSTIDVDLEDGIQVAVKGDLSYYEDGGNISVIVEDIVRVGDGIYQQTYEENREILAEDGLLDPETKQELPERPRHIGIATSADSDAREDAVTSIQDRDPAVDITIHNTAVQGMDAMASMMEAISRLDDDATIDVIVLTRGGGSDKHLRVFNETPLCRVIHNTDTPVVVGVGHENDRSLADEVADMRVMTPTHVGEIVPEKAELEARCGELETRLETAYTKTVRTSLETNTERLDRAYTQRVTSQVDTLRQDLDHAFERVSTERLTELENRLESARTQYEQQRAYEQETKEQRRENRRLKIALVVLALLVLALALGIILSL; this comes from the coding sequence ATGGGCACCGAGCCAGAAACGACGGACCTCGACCCGCTCAAAGAGCGTCTTGACTCAGAGGCAGTCACGTTCGTCAATACGCTCAACGGGGACATTGGCTCGCTCATCGAGGCCACCGACGAGCTCCATTTCGAGTATCTCGTCGGCGATGTCTCAGACCATGGAGTCTCCTCAAGCAATCACACACATTTCGACCTCGTTCATGAGGACTCGACGATTCACTGCGTCATTTTCTCATTTCGACATTCAACAATCGACGTTGACCTCGAAGATGGCATCCAGGTCGCGGTGAAGGGCGACCTCTCCTATTACGAGGACGGGGGCAATATCTCGGTCATCGTCGAGGATATCGTCCGCGTCGGCGACGGAATCTACCAGCAGACCTACGAGGAAAATCGAGAAATCCTTGCTGAAGACGGCTTACTCGATCCTGAGACAAAACAGGAACTCCCAGAGCGACCGCGTCATATCGGGATTGCAACGAGCGCCGACAGTGATGCTCGCGAAGACGCGGTGACGAGTATCCAAGACCGGGACCCGGCGGTCGATATCACGATTCACAACACGGCTGTCCAGGGGATGGATGCGATGGCCTCGATGATGGAGGCTATCAGCCGGCTCGATGATGATGCCACAATCGACGTCATTGTCCTCACTCGGGGTGGTGGTTCTGATAAGCACCTTCGCGTGTTCAACGAGACGCCACTCTGTCGAGTCATCCACAATACGGACACCCCAGTGGTCGTTGGCGTTGGTCACGAGAATGATCGGTCCTTGGCCGATGAGGTTGCAGACATGCGGGTGATGACGCCCACCCACGTTGGTGAGATTGTTCCCGAGAAAGCTGAACTCGAAGCACGCTGTGGTGAGCTCGAAACCAGACTCGAGACAGCCTATACGAAGACAGTGAGGACATCCTTGGAAACGAACACCGAACGGCTAGACCGAGCGTACACCCAGCGTGTGACCAGCCAGGTTGATACCCTCCGACAAGACCTCGATCACGCATTCGAGCGAGTGAGTACGGAGCGACTCACCGAACTCGAGAATCGCCTCGAAAGCGCACGAACGCAGTACGAACAGCAACGAGCGTACGAACAAGAGACGAAAGAACAACGCCGGGAGAACCGACGACTCAAAATCGCACTCGTCGTGCTGGCACTCCTCGTCTTGGCACTGGCGCTAGGCATCATCCTCTCACTATGA
- a CDS encoding orc1/cdc6 family replication initiation protein, translating into MTGFERNRSIFANKDALSESYQPDELEERDEEIADYMDALQPIVDGWEPNNIFLYGNTGVGKTAVTEYLLRMLEADVEAYDDVALSVLTLNCNTLTSSYQVAIAMVNALRDPGDELSATGYPQQTVFTKLYSELEALGGTVLVVLDEIDSIGDRDELLYELPRARANGYLEQTSVGVIGISNDLQFRDQLDPRVQDTLCERELQFPPYEAPELANILASRAKIALTDDACADGVLNLCAALAARDSGSARQALDLLRLAGETAESADAEAIEEHHVEDARHKLNAERVEEGMRELTVHGKLVLLAVVSKEAQQKTPCRGRDVYEEYQRVCDSATTSPLVQRSVNNHLADLRMFGILKATENRSGSRGNYHSYELNVPFRSALEAMGDALPLAETIEQIRKYAKRNNVL; encoded by the coding sequence ATGACTGGGTTCGAGCGTAACCGGAGTATCTTCGCGAACAAGGACGCATTGAGTGAATCGTACCAACCCGACGAACTCGAAGAACGAGACGAAGAGATTGCTGACTACATGGACGCCCTCCAGCCAATCGTCGACGGCTGGGAACCGAACAACATCTTTCTCTACGGAAACACCGGTGTGGGAAAGACGGCTGTCACAGAGTACCTGCTTCGGATGCTCGAAGCAGACGTCGAGGCCTACGACGACGTTGCGCTCTCAGTGCTCACGCTCAACTGCAACACGCTCACCTCCTCGTATCAGGTCGCCATTGCGATGGTGAACGCACTCAGAGATCCTGGAGACGAACTCAGCGCCACTGGCTATCCCCAACAGACGGTCTTCACTAAACTCTACAGCGAACTCGAAGCGTTGGGTGGAACCGTCCTCGTTGTCCTCGATGAAATCGATTCGATTGGGGACCGTGATGAACTCCTCTATGAACTACCACGGGCACGGGCGAATGGGTATCTCGAACAGACGAGCGTTGGTGTCATCGGCATCAGCAACGACCTGCAGTTCCGTGACCAGCTCGACCCACGCGTCCAGGATACGCTTTGTGAACGAGAACTCCAGTTCCCACCATACGAAGCTCCAGAGTTAGCGAATATTCTCGCTTCCAGAGCGAAGATTGCACTCACTGACGACGCCTGTGCAGACGGTGTCTTGAACCTCTGTGCAGCGCTGGCTGCCAGAGACAGTGGGAGTGCCCGTCAGGCACTTGACTTACTTCGGTTGGCCGGTGAGACAGCAGAGAGCGCCGATGCCGAGGCGATCGAGGAACACCACGTCGAGGACGCTCGACACAAACTCAATGCTGAACGCGTCGAGGAGGGAATGCGCGAACTCACCGTCCACGGGAAACTAGTACTCCTCGCAGTCGTCTCGAAGGAAGCCCAGCAAAAAACTCCATGCCGAGGCCGCGATGTGTACGAAGAGTACCAACGCGTGTGTGATAGCGCAACGACGTCCCCCCTGGTCCAGCGCTCAGTGAACAACCACCTCGCAGACCTTCGAATGTTCGGCATCCTCAAAGCGACAGAAAATCGAAGCGGCTCACGGGGAAATTACCACAGTTACGAACTCAACGTCCCCTTCCGGAGTGCGTTAGAAGCGATGGGTGATGCGCTCCCCCTTGCGGAAACGATTGAGCAGATCCGAAAATACGCGAAGAGAAACAACGTGCTGTAG
- the cas4 gene encoding CRISPR-associated protein Cas4 — MTAESSFKDELVYVSALNEFVYCPRRYYYQRFHDEIGEPYELVDGRSKHDSAAKRGGWVQEQYFRSEELGLHGKIDLVETEGGTPTPVERKRAESGEYYPSDELQIAGYCMLLEHAIGEPVNVGYIYLYSTDTRHPIRITEDHRTAVRRVVKRIEQLSFGDVPPLVDTRSKCEACSARNYCMPAETAMLAPDMAEGTEWEGAHPEEPS; from the coding sequence ATGACCGCTGAGTCGAGCTTCAAAGACGAACTGGTGTACGTGAGTGCGCTCAACGAATTTGTCTACTGTCCACGGCGCTACTACTACCAGCGGTTCCATGACGAAATTGGCGAGCCATACGAACTAGTTGACGGCCGTTCGAAACACGATTCCGCAGCGAAGCGTGGCGGTTGGGTACAAGAGCAATACTTTCGCTCGGAAGAGCTCGGACTGCACGGAAAAATCGACCTCGTTGAGACGGAGGGCGGAACACCGACTCCAGTCGAGCGCAAGCGCGCTGAGAGTGGTGAGTACTACCCCAGTGACGAATTGCAGATTGCCGGATACTGTATGCTGCTTGAACATGCTATCGGAGAACCGGTCAACGTCGGATACATCTATCTCTACTCGACCGATACCCGACACCCGATCCGTATCACAGAGGACCATCGGACGGCGGTACGGCGCGTCGTCAAACGGATTGAACAGTTGTCCTTCGGCGATGTCCCACCGCTGGTTGATACCCGGTCGAAATGTGAGGCATGTTCCGCTCGTAACTACTGTATGCCTGCGGAAACGGCGATGCTCGCTCCTGACATGGCTGAGGGAACTGAATGGGAGGGGGCCCACCCGGAGGAACCATCATGA